In Streptomyces paludis, the genomic stretch GGTGAGCGTCAGCAGCCCGCCGGCCGCGCCGTTGCCCTCGTACACCATGTCGTCGTCCAGCTTGGTGTAGCTGCCGGAGTGCTTGGAGTACGGCTCCAGGGTGAAGATCTGCTCGGCGATGTCGTCGTCGAAGAAGAGCTGGCCGGTGAAGTTGACCTTGCCGCCCTCGTATGTCCCGTCGGCCTTCTGGCCGCCCGTGTGGACCTTGACGTGGATGTGGCAGGTGCGCGGGGTGTACCAACCGGGCACGATCGTCGTGAACTTGACGACCCCGTTGGCGTTGGCGACCTGGTAACCACGAAGGTACGTCTGGTCGTTGGCGGTGGAGCCGTCCTCGTCCTCCGCCGGGGCGCTGCCGCCGGGGTTGGCGGTGGTGTAGCCGGAGTAGTAGCCCCAGGCGTCGCAGTGCCAGATCTCCACGGCCGCGCCGGCGACCGGGCCGCACGACTCGGTGGTGTCCTGGACGGTGATGCGCAGGCTCAGCGGGACGCCGGACTTGCCCTCGGTGATGTCCTTGCGTACGAGCGCGCCGTCCAGGTAGTACGGGCCCTCGGTGACACTCGACATCAGGACACACTGCCCGGTCGAGGCGGTGGTGGAGCCAGTGGCGGACGAGGTGGTGGCGTCGGTGCCGGCGCCGGCGGTGTCCGTCTCGTCCGAGGCGAAGGCGTTGATGCCGACCACGGCCACCGCGCCGGCACCGGCCACGGCACCGCCGCCGATGGCGAGGGCGCGCCTTCTGCTGACCTTCTTGTCCAGGTGTTTCTCTGTCATGTACTGGACGGTAGTGATCGATGCTGGCAGGAACCCCGCCCTGGCCTGTGAGCGCCCTGTGAGGCGTACGCGCAACCGAAAACCGGCCGGGGGCGTCTTGGGGATTACATACTCAGTATGTTCCCTCCGTCCCCGCGTAAGGAATGAAGGAACGAATCACGTGAACCTCGTACACGACGCCGTTCCCCAGCCGCAGGACCCGCAGGACCCCCAGCGGCAGGCCCCCCAGCCGCATGCCCCTCCGCGGTGGTCCACCCAGCCGGAGGGCGACCCCCGGCCGCGTGCCTTCCGGGCCGCGCTGCCCGTGCTGGCCTGGTCGCTGCTCGGCGGGCTGCTCTTCGGTGTGCTCACCAACATCGGCCAGGGCTGGCTGCCCGGCGCCTGGAACAGCATCGTCAACTCCGGCGCCGTCTGGTCCGTCGCCGCCTTCGTGGCCGGCGCCCTGGTCGCGGCCCGGAGACCGTTCGCGGTCGCCCCCGTCGCCGGGCTGCTGGCCGAGGCCGGACTGGTCGTCGGCTACTACGCGTACGCCGAGTTCGGCTTCAACCGTCAGGGCATGGGGATGCTCTTCTACCCGCTGCTCTGGCTGGGCATGGCGTTCCTGGCCGGACCGCTCTTCGGCGTCGCGGGCGCCTGGTGGCGGCGGAACGAGGACTGGCGCCGCCGCGCTGTCGCGGTGGCCGGGCTCGCGGGGGTCTTCGGCATGGAGAGCGTCCACTACGCGTGGACCCTGCACTACGCGCCCCAGGCGTGGGCCTGCCTCGCGCTCGCGGTGCTGCTGCCGCTGGTGATGCCCCGTACGCACAAGGAACGCGGAGTGGCGCTGCTGTGCACCGCCGCGTTCTCGTTCGTCGCGTACGTCGTCGTCTACCGCGGGCTGCTGAGCGGGGCGTGAGACGGCGGGCGGTCCGGGGGACGTGCCGGGGGTACGTGCCGGGGCGGTCGAACGCCCCGGCACGACACCGGTGTTGGGTCTACGCGGGGTGCAGGGTGTAGCCGTACGTGTACGTGCGGCCCGCGCGGAGCAGGTAGGCGGCGAGCGGGGCCGCGCCCCAGGAGTTGATGCCGCCCACGCCGGTCTGGCGGTGGTTGACACCGAGGACGGTCTCGTCGCGCCGTTTCAGATTGTGCGGATGGCGGGTGCCTTCGAGGTCGAACGGGGAGTAGTGCAGCGCGCTGATCTCCAGGAGGCTCCCGGGCGCCGGGGCGCCTTCCTGGGCGTCGGCGGTGACTTTCAGGCCGGTGCCCGTACGGTCGGTGAGCGAGAAGCGGCGTACGTCCGTCATGTTGCCCATCTGCTGGGGGCGGATGTACGGAGCGACCTGGGCGTCCACCGTGGAGCGGTAACGGCCCACGAGCGCACCGGTGTTGCGATCCCAGTAGTTCTCGTGCGGCCCGCGCCCGAACCAGTCGAGCCGCTCCAGCCCCGCCGGCACGGTCAGCAGCGCGCCCACCACGGGCAGGTCCGGGAGACCGGCGGCCGCGGTGAGCGTGTGCCGTACGCGTACCTCACCGCTGCCGAGGATCCGGAAGACGGTGTGCCAGGTGGAGGCGGTGGGCGCGGTGGGGAGCGTCGCCGTCACCTCGATCACCACCTCGCCGGGTGACGGCTGCTCGACGGCCACGGACGTCACCGTACGGTTGGCGCCCGCGTCGCGCCAGGTGCGGGCCGTCGTCTGGAAGCGGCGGCCGATGTCGTTGTCCGTGGGCCCGCGCCAGAAGTTGGGCACGGGCCCGCCGGCCAGCAGCAGCCGGCCGCGGTGGTGGTACGAGGCGAGGGTGCCGGTCCCCCGGTCGAGGACGACCTCGCTGTTCCGGCCGGTGACGCGGATGTCGGCGGCGGTCTCCACGAGGGTGAGGGCGGGGGACTCCGACGACGATCCGGAGGACGGCGTGGTGAGTGGTGTGTGCCACGGCAGCGCGATCTGGTCCGCCGCCACGGTGTGTCCCGCGTCCGCCCAGCTCGTGGCCTTCCGCAGCACGAACGAGACGTTCAGCCAGTACTCGCCGCCGGGCGCGGGCTTGTCCGGCCGGCGGCAGGGGATCCGTACCGTCTCCGTCGCGCCGGGCGCGACCTGCGGCCCGGGGAGGGTGCCGCGCTGGACGGGGTCGCCGTCGCGGGTGACCGTCCAGACGAGGTGGTACGCGTCCAGACCGCTGAAGAGGTTTTTGTTGTGGATGCGGACGTCGGTGCCGGTGGCATCCGTGCCGGTGGCGTCTGCGGCGGTGATGCCGATCGGCTCGTACACCTTCTTCAGCTCCAGCAGGCCCGGGTGGATCTGCCGGTCCGCCGCGACCAGCCCGTTGGCGCAGAAGTTGCCGTCCGACGGATAGCCGGGCCGCCAGTCGCCGCCGTACGACAGATAGGTGCGCCGGGGTTCGCCGGGGGCCTGGTCGGGGATCGGGAGGCGGACGGACTGGTCGGCCCAGTCCCAGATGAAGGCGCCGTGCAGATTGGGGTAGCGCTCGAAGGCGTCCCAGTACTCGCGCAGATTGCCGCCGCTGTTGCCCATGGAGTGGGTGTACTCGCAGAGGAC encodes the following:
- a CDS encoding intradiol ring-cleavage dioxygenase, whose amino-acid sequence is MTEKHLDKKVSRRRALAIGGGAVAGAGAVAVVGINAFASDETDTAGAGTDATTSSATGSTTASTGQCVLMSSVTEGPYYLDGALVRKDITEGKSGVPLSLRITVQDTTESCGPVAGAAVEIWHCDAWGYYSGYTTANPGGSAPAEDEDGSTANDQTYLRGYQVANANGVVKFTTIVPGWYTPRTCHIHVKVHTGGQKADGTYEGGKVNFTGQLFFDDDIAEQIFTLEPYSKHSGSYTKLDDDMVYEGNGAAGGLLTLTPVHKKDPSKGYKGTIILGIDPDAENTGAGGGAGGGGGEGGEPPTGTPPTGEPPTS
- a CDS encoding DUF6518 family protein, encoding MNLVHDAVPQPQDPQDPQRQAPQPHAPPRWSTQPEGDPRPRAFRAALPVLAWSLLGGLLFGVLTNIGQGWLPGAWNSIVNSGAVWSVAAFVAGALVAARRPFAVAPVAGLLAEAGLVVGYYAYAEFGFNRQGMGMLFYPLLWLGMAFLAGPLFGVAGAWWRRNEDWRRRAVAVAGLAGVFGMESVHYAWTLHYAPQAWACLALAVLLPLVMPRTHKERGVALLCTAAFSFVAYVVVYRGLLSGA